In Leucoraja erinacea ecotype New England chromosome 15, Leri_hhj_1, whole genome shotgun sequence, the following proteins share a genomic window:
- the LOC129704218 gene encoding LOW QUALITY PROTEIN: cytochrome c oxidase subunit 5B, mitochondrial (The sequence of the model RefSeq protein was modified relative to this genomic sequence to represent the inferred CDS: deleted 1 base in 1 codon), protein MAARLVVRSGYGLGRLAAAGRPSTRLLVRSMASTGVPTDEEQSTGLERKTLQAMKKGMDPYSILKPKVYAGTKADPHIVPSITEKRLVGCICEEDNTSIVWFWLHSGTPSGVRPVDHTINWSIMSFLINLVIDQVAWATFFVAEVNNLHFTK, encoded by the exons ATGGCGGCGCGACTGGTTGTGCGGAGCGGCTACGGCCTCGGGCGCCTGGCGGCTGCAGGACGACCGTCCACCAGGCTGCTGGTCAGATCCATGGCATCCACGG GTGTTCCAACAGATGAAGAACAGTCCACTGGCCTTGAACGAAAGACTTTGCAAGCGATGAAAAAAGGGATG gatCCCTACAGTATTTTAAAACCTAAAGTGTACGCAGGTACTAAGGCGGATCCTCACATTGTTCCTTCAATCACTGAGAAGAGGCTTGTTGGCTGCATTT GTGAAGAGGACAACACATCAATAGTTTGGTTCTGGCTACATTCGGGA ACCCCCAGCGGTGTCCGTCCTGTGGATCACACTATAAACTGGAGCATCATGAGCTTCCTCATTAATCTTGTAATTGATCAGGTAGCTTGGGCTACCTTTTTTGTTGCAGAAGTCAATAATTTGCACTTTACAAAATAA